The Pedococcus aerophilus nucleotide sequence TGCGTCGGACCGTCCGGGGTGACCTGCCTTCTGCGGATGGGGCGTCTCGCCACGGGCCAGCATCTGGACCATCTCGTCGATCTTGCGAGCCCGGCTCGCGGCGCGCTTCATGCTCTCGACGCGATGGATCACCGCGAACCGGTTCGCGCTGGTCAGCACGTCGTACATCGCCTGCGCTTCCGGCACTGCGGCAAGCGCGGCGACCAGGTCGTCGGGCGCTTGGCGAGTCGCCGGCCCGGCATACGCCGCGTCCCACCGCCCGTCGGCGCGCGCCGCCTCGACGGCAGCGCGTCCGGCCTCGGTCATCCGGCCCTGCTCCTCCAGCGTCGCCACGAGCGCGACGTTCCGTTGCGACCAAATGCCCTTGGGCCGGCGTGGGGTGATGCGGATCGTGTAGCTCTCCTCGTCGCGCTTGCCGGACTGTCCGTCGATCCAGCCGAAGCACAACAGCTCCTCGAC carries:
- a CDS encoding YdeI/OmpD-associated family protein, whose product is MANLLPELLVADSAALRAWLEGHHATSPGVRLVLTKKGGSVTTVTWASAVEELLCFGWIDGQSGKRDEESYTIRITPRRPKGIWSQRNVALVATLEEQGRMTEAGRAAVEAARADGRWDAAYAGPATRQAPDDLVAALAAVPEAQAMYDVLTSANRFAVIHRVESMKRAASRARKIDEMVQMLARGETPHPQKAGHPGRSDAPAREKRSAGRQ